A genome region from Chryseobacterium sp. G0186 includes the following:
- a CDS encoding T9SS type A sorting domain-containing protein yields MKRILLLCLLMVSMILSAQITLGEGSTDTGNAPVNTYYGYSYTQQIFTKQEINANAAGNITGLKFYLDAAASLDSSSDWVVYLGHTAKTNFTSGSNWVPAAQMTEVYSGSVSNSNGVVEITFATPFAYNNTQNLVLAIDENTAGYDDDDVFSVYNISSAQDRAIAYSDDDENPDPFSPPSGSSLTYRSVVSFMGLTPSAIPACASVMYPTNNGTQVPVSPTITWYASQGATSYKVSIGTTPGGTNVVNQQVVTTTSFTPSTPLSIDTTYYLRITSIGAGGESTGCTDVKFKTIPPPPANDDCANAVNLIVNPNMSCASVTAGTTLGATDSGLAPDPCFGTPDDDVWYKFTATATTHVISLKNIVAAGTTSSTDTYFQVLSGDCATLNSILCSDPESGIVDNLTPGSTYYVRVYSYYGAGNAQSFNICIGTLPPPPANDECANAINLTVNPDMNCGTVTAGTTLSATDSGLAPDPCFGNPDDDVWYKFTATATSHVISLKNIVAVGTGSTSTDTYFQVLSGACGGLTSILCSDPDSSVVAGLTAGETYYVRVYSYGGTGRAQSFNICIGTLPPPPTNDECADAVTLTVNPNMNCGTVTSGHTLGATDSGLAADPCGGNPDDDVWFKFTATAASHTITLSDVVALGGSSTDTYFQVFSGACGSLASVLCSDPLSGVVTGLTAGSTYYVRVFSYDGQGAELSFKICVGTLPPPPANDVCVGALVASVFPYSYNQADAAGATNNNGFLTTCSDNPMNDGTWFTFTGDGTVHEIAVSMPAGSSFDPQIGVFSGSCDTLACVSTVDGNGAGGTETTSVSTVAGTVYYVNVGHYSDDEDKMEEAFTINITKENLGTSEIAKAKNEIKVYPNPFAEVLNISKADQVKSISILEVSGRLIRTIDNPSSVLHLGDLKQGMYLVVLNLKDGTKQTVKAIKK; encoded by the coding sequence ATGAAGAGAATCCTACTCTTGTGCTTGCTTATGGTAAGCATGATTTTAAGTGCTCAAATCACCTTGGGTGAGGGAAGTACTGATACCGGAAATGCTCCGGTCAACACCTATTATGGGTACTCCTATACCCAACAAATTTTTACAAAACAGGAAATTAATGCAAATGCTGCAGGAAATATTACAGGTCTTAAATTCTACCTGGACGCTGCTGCCAGTTTAGACAGTTCTTCTGATTGGGTTGTTTATCTTGGGCATACTGCAAAAACCAATTTCACATCAGGCAGTAACTGGGTGCCTGCTGCGCAGATGACAGAAGTATATTCCGGGTCTGTTTCCAACTCAAACGGAGTGGTAGAAATAACCTTTGCTACACCATTTGCGTATAACAACACACAGAATTTAGTACTGGCTATAGATGAAAATACAGCTGGTTACGATGATGATGATGTATTTTCTGTTTACAATATCAGTTCTGCCCAGGATAGAGCTATTGCATATTCCGATGATGATGAAAATCCGGACCCTTTCTCTCCTCCGAGCGGGTCATCTTTAACATACAGATCAGTAGTGAGCTTCATGGGACTTACTCCAAGTGCAATACCTGCTTGTGCATCTGTAATGTATCCTACTAACAATGGAACTCAGGTACCTGTATCTCCAACAATTACATGGTATGCATCACAAGGAGCTACAAGTTATAAGGTTTCTATAGGAACAACTCCTGGAGGAACAAATGTAGTGAACCAGCAAGTTGTAACTACAACCAGCTTCACTCCGTCAACTCCTCTTTCTATTGATACTACCTATTACCTTAGAATAACCTCCATTGGGGCAGGAGGAGAATCTACAGGTTGTACAGATGTAAAGTTCAAGACAATACCACCGCCACCAGCAAATGACGATTGTGCCAATGCAGTTAATCTGATAGTAAATCCAAATATGAGCTGTGCAAGCGTTACTGCCGGAACAACTCTTGGAGCAACAGATTCTGGTTTGGCTCCGGATCCTTGTTTTGGTACTCCTGATGATGATGTATGGTACAAGTTTACAGCAACTGCAACAACTCATGTTATTTCACTTAAAAATATTGTTGCTGCCGGAACAACTTCAAGTACCGATACCTATTTCCAGGTTTTAAGTGGAGATTGCGCTACCCTGAACAGTATTTTATGTTCAGATCCTGAATCAGGAATTGTAGACAACCTTACTCCGGGAAGTACTTATTATGTAAGAGTTTATAGTTATTATGGAGCCGGAAATGCCCAAAGCTTTAATATATGTATAGGAACATTGCCTCCGCCACCGGCAAATGATGAGTGTGCCAATGCAATTAATCTGACAGTAAACCCAGATATGAACTGTGGAACGGTTACTGCGGGAACAACTTTATCAGCAACAGATTCTGGCTTAGCTCCGGATCCTTGTTTTGGTAATCCTGATGATGATGTATGGTATAAGTTTACAGCAACGGCAACTTCTCATGTGATCTCACTTAAAAATATAGTAGCCGTGGGAACAGGAAGTACAAGTACAGATACTTATTTCCAGGTTTTAAGTGGAGCTTGTGGAGGTCTGACAAGTATTTTATGTTCAGACCCTGACTCGTCAGTGGTTGCTGGTCTTACAGCAGGGGAGACTTATTATGTGAGAGTTTACAGCTATGGAGGAACAGGAAGAGCTCAAAGCTTTAATATATGTATAGGAACATTGCCTCCGCCACCAACAAATGATGAATGTGCTGATGCAGTTACCCTAACTGTAAATCCAAATATGAACTGTGGAACTGTTACTAGCGGACATACCCTTGGTGCTACAGATTCAGGTTTGGCTGCAGATCCTTGTGGTGGTAACCCTGATGATGATGTATGGTTTAAATTTACAGCGACTGCGGCTAGTCATACCATTACATTGAGTGATGTTGTTGCCCTTGGAGGAAGCAGTACAGATACTTATTTCCAGGTTTTCAGTGGAGCTTGTGGTTCTTTAGCAAGTGTTTTATGCTCAGATCCTCTTTCAGGAGTTGTTACTGGTCTTACTGCAGGAAGCACCTATTATGTAAGAGTTTTCTCTTACGATGGGCAAGGTGCTGAGCTTAGCTTTAAAATATGCGTAGGAACATTGCCTCCTCCGCCGGCAAATGATGTTTGTGTAGGTGCATTAGTAGCTTCTGTATTCCCTTATAGCTATAACCAGGCTGATGCGGCTGGAGCGACTAATAATAACGGATTCCTTACCACTTGTTCAGATAATCCGATGAATGATGGTACTTGGTTTACCTTCACAGGAGATGGTACTGTTCACGAAATTGCTGTATCAATGCCTGCGGGAAGTAGTTTTGATCCTCAAATTGGTGTTTTCAGTGGAAGTTGTGATACTTTAGCTTGTGTAAGTACGGTAGATGGCAATGGAGCCGGCGGTACAGAAACAACATCTGTGTCAACGGTTGCAGGAACTGTTTACTATGTGAACGTAGGACATTATTCTGATGATGAAGATAAAATGGAAGAAGCGTTTACTATTAACATCACTAAAGAGAATCTTGGAACTTCAGAAATAGCTAAAGCTAAGAATGAGATTAAGGTGTATCCAAATCCATTTGCGGAAGTATTGAATATTTCAAAAGCAGATCAGGTGAAATCAATCTCAATATTGGAGGTTTCAGGCAGGTTGATAAGAACTATTGATAATCCTTCTTCAGTTCTTCACTTAGGAGACTTAAAGCAAGGAATGTATTTAGTAGTTCTAAATCTGAAAGATGGAACCAAGCAAACGGTTAAAGCAATTAAAAAATAA
- a CDS encoding T9SS type A sorting domain-containing protein — protein MKKLLLMCMMALGVGASAQILVNEGFENTSLPAGWTATGSPSYSMWTGGTACADAKMAYKNLYSGATSFSVTYTSTFSNGLALDYSFKYAAKSFNSTRVIKGIIAAEYSVDGGTNWVPLVSPIVLDGPVNSSVPCTTVSGTIPAGTIASGANFKFRLTGNYDSPADFYLGFDDVKLTQPVTTTPSCTALTAPAAGATGISRTPTLTWTAAAGATAYLLNVGTTPGGTDVMNNVNVGNVSSYAIPTASALNYSTTYYVKVIPTNSLGNTTTCSEISFTTLAVGCPSVSTPSSNATNIAVAPTITWSSISGATGYRLTVGTTSGGTEVLNNVDLGNVLTYTFPSNLNYNTAYYYTVNAYQGSNNSASCTVRKFTTKNAPPANDDCANAFALTVNSDMSCAVKGSGNTLGANASTGAVACPSSSATADDDVWYSFVATNATHTVTLSNVVSTGVGSTTDMYFQILSGTCGSFTSLLCSDPNSNVVSGLTPGQTYYVRVYTYDSGADYTASFDICIGTLPPPPANDECSGAVSLAVSSGSLCATSVAGTTLGATASSTAIAPCTGTADDDVWYSFVATSASHVVALTNVVSVGVTSSTSLYLQVLGGACGNLTSVICDTTSSTPATLTGLTVGSTYYVRVYNSSAGAGYANTFNICVTTPVAPANDDCAGAVSLTVNPTLACGTFTAGTTHSATNSNIAVSPCTGTADDDVWYAFTATGTSHIITLSNIVSTGSSSSTSLSMQVMSGACGALANVKCSTSGVVLADGLTAGQTYYVRVYNANGAGYSNSFNICITTPPPPPANDDCANAVALTVNPTLACGSVTAGTTTSATNSNVAVSPCSGTADDDVWYTFTATGTAHVVTLSDVVSTGINSSTSLYIQVMSGACGATASVKCGTSNTTLVEGLTAGQTYYVRVYNSNGSGYSNNFNICIGTPPPPPANDECTGAMALTVGPNFNSNVVTATNISATSNGVSTCVTTASSNVNNVWFSVVVPPTGSVTIETGAVSGSLFTDSIMEVYSGACGAFTSLGCNDDISSTNDNRFSKVSVTGQTPGSTIYVSIWRYGTKPDGEFKISAYDSTMATSDATVVKNDIKVYPNPFTDVLNISDITKVQSISIIDLAGRVVKTIEKPVAALQLGDLKQGMYLVVLNMKDGSKQVIKTIKK, from the coding sequence ATGAAAAAACTTCTACTGATGTGTATGATGGCCCTTGGTGTAGGGGCTTCTGCACAGATCTTGGTTAATGAAGGGTTTGAAAACACTTCATTACCAGCAGGATGGACTGCTACCGGCTCGCCCAGTTATTCCATGTGGACAGGGGGAACAGCTTGCGCAGATGCAAAAATGGCTTATAAAAACCTGTATTCAGGAGCTACGTCCTTTTCTGTTACTTACACTTCAACCTTTTCCAATGGGTTGGCACTTGATTACTCTTTTAAGTATGCTGCAAAATCATTTAATTCAACAAGAGTAATTAAAGGGATTATTGCTGCTGAATACTCTGTAGATGGAGGAACAAACTGGGTTCCGTTGGTGAGTCCGATAGTTCTTGATGGGCCGGTTAATAGTTCAGTTCCTTGTACTACGGTTTCGGGTACTATACCTGCTGGAACTATTGCTTCTGGGGCGAATTTTAAGTTCAGACTTACTGGAAATTATGATTCACCAGCTGATTTTTATTTAGGCTTTGATGATGTTAAGCTAACTCAGCCTGTTACTACTACTCCTTCATGTACTGCATTGACTGCGCCTGCTGCTGGAGCAACAGGGATTTCCAGAACACCTACCCTTACATGGACCGCCGCCGCCGGAGCAACAGCTTACCTGCTGAATGTGGGGACTACTCCTGGTGGAACAGATGTTATGAATAATGTAAACGTAGGAAATGTTTCCAGTTATGCAATTCCTACTGCGAGTGCACTTAATTATTCAACGACATATTATGTTAAAGTTATTCCTACGAATAGTCTAGGGAATACAACAACCTGTTCAGAAATTAGCTTTACTACGCTGGCTGTAGGTTGTCCTTCAGTGAGTACTCCTTCCAGTAATGCAACGAATATTGCTGTTGCTCCTACTATTACCTGGAGTTCAATTTCAGGGGCTACAGGATATAGACTGACAGTGGGGACAACTTCTGGTGGTACAGAAGTTCTTAATAATGTTGATCTTGGAAATGTATTGACGTATACTTTCCCATCCAATTTAAATTATAATACGGCTTATTACTATACGGTAAATGCATATCAGGGTAGTAATAATTCTGCATCTTGTACTGTTAGAAAATTTACCACAAAGAATGCTCCGCCGGCAAATGATGATTGTGCAAATGCTTTTGCCTTGACAGTTAATTCGGATATGAGCTGTGCCGTAAAAGGTTCTGGAAATACACTTGGAGCTAATGCATCCACAGGTGCTGTAGCTTGCCCAAGCAGCAGTGCTACTGCTGATGATGATGTTTGGTATAGCTTTGTAGCTACAAATGCCACCCATACAGTTACGTTGTCTAATGTGGTCTCTACTGGCGTAGGCTCTACAACAGATATGTATTTTCAGATATTAAGCGGAACTTGCGGTTCTTTTACCAGTTTGCTTTGTAGTGATCCTAATTCTAATGTGGTTTCGGGGCTTACTCCTGGACAAACTTATTATGTAAGGGTGTATACCTATGATTCAGGGGCTGATTATACGGCAAGTTTTGATATCTGTATTGGGACATTGCCTCCTCCTCCTGCTAACGATGAATGTTCTGGTGCTGTTTCTTTAGCGGTAAGTTCAGGATCATTATGTGCGACTTCTGTAGCAGGTACTACATTGGGAGCTACTGCTTCAAGTACGGCTATTGCTCCATGTACGGGAACAGCAGATGATGATGTATGGTATTCATTTGTGGCAACTTCAGCTTCTCATGTGGTTGCTTTAACGAATGTAGTATCTGTGGGTGTTACTTCTTCTACATCACTATATCTTCAGGTTTTAGGAGGTGCTTGCGGTAACTTAACAAGTGTTATTTGTGATACAACATCTTCAACTCCAGCTACACTTACGGGTCTTACGGTAGGAAGTACTTATTATGTAAGAGTGTATAATTCAAGTGCAGGAGCAGGATATGCAAATACATTTAATATCTGTGTAACAACACCGGTAGCGCCAGCCAATGATGATTGTGCAGGAGCGGTATCTTTAACGGTAAATCCAACTTTGGCTTGTGGAACGTTTACTGCGGGAACAACCCATAGTGCAACAAACTCAAACATAGCGGTTTCTCCATGTACAGGAACGGCAGATGACGATGTTTGGTATGCATTTACAGCAACAGGTACTTCCCATATTATTACATTATCCAATATTGTTTCTACAGGAAGTTCTTCATCAACAAGCTTAAGTATGCAGGTGATGAGTGGTGCTTGTGGAGCTTTAGCAAACGTTAAATGTTCAACATCAGGTGTCGTTTTAGCTGATGGTTTAACGGCAGGACAAACTTATTATGTGAGAGTGTACAATGCAAATGGGGCAGGATATTCCAACAGCTTTAATATTTGTATAACCACTCCGCCACCGCCACCAGCGAATGATGACTGCGCAAATGCTGTAGCTTTGACAGTAAATCCAACGCTTGCTTGCGGATCAGTAACTGCCGGAACAACTACAAGTGCTACCAACTCAAACGTGGCTGTGTCTCCATGTTCAGGAACAGCAGATGATGATGTTTGGTATACGTTTACAGCAACAGGGACGGCTCATGTTGTTACATTGTCTGATGTAGTTTCTACAGGTATAAATTCATCTACAAGCTTGTATATTCAGGTGATGAGTGGAGCATGTGGGGCTACTGCAAGCGTAAAGTGTGGTACTTCAAACACAACACTGGTTGAGGGACTTACAGCAGGACAAACTTATTATGTAAGGGTTTATAATTCAAATGGTTCTGGGTATTCTAATAATTTCAATATCTGTATTGGAACTCCGCCTCCGCCGCCAGCGAACGATGAATGTACGGGAGCTATGGCTTTAACGGTGGGACCGAATTTTAATTCAAATGTGGTTACGGCTACCAATATATCTGCTACTTCCAATGGAGTATCTACATGTGTAACTACAGCGTCCAGTAATGTTAATAATGTTTGGTTCTCTGTAGTGGTGCCTCCAACCGGAAGTGTTACCATTGAAACTGGAGCTGTATCAGGATCTTTATTTACAGACTCAATTATGGAGGTGTATAGCGGAGCTTGTGGAGCATTTACTTCTTTAGGCTGTAATGATGATATTAGTTCTACGAATGACAATAGATTCTCTAAAGTTTCCGTTACAGGACAAACTCCGGGATCAACTATCTATGTAAGTATTTGGAGGTACGGAACAAAACCTGATGGAGAGTTTAAAATCTCTGCATATGATTCAACAATGGCAACTTCTGATGCTACTGTAGTTAAAAATGACATCAAGGTTTATCCTAATCCATTTACTGATGTTTTAAATATTTCTGACATCACTAAAGTACAGTCTATTTCTATCATCGACCTTGCCGGAAGAGTGGTGAAAACAATAGAAAAACCTGTTGCAGCTCTTCAGCTGGGAGACCTGAAACAAGGAATGTATTTAGTAGTATTGAATATGAAAGACGGATCAAAACAAGTAATTAAAACAATTAAGAAATAA
- the dnaE gene encoding DNA polymerase III subunit alpha, protein MYLIFDTETTGLPKNFNAPLSDSDNWPRMVQIAWQVHDDNGNLIENQDYIIKPEGYDIPFNAARIHGITTKIANEEGRDLQEILEEFSKVLERVRVVSGHNVEFDYNIVGAEFYRKNLTDNLQEKPRADTMILGTDYCKLGGGRGGRYKSPKLEELYEKLYGSKFDEAHNAAADVNATARVFFEMMRIGIIPAETLKTSEDQLSYFKSLYPDPIKPFGIVIRRQVADFNNKKKQQDFGSVDEIDLGRYFNFDNHSVFSTLMATSSINDLIKKASDENFPAVGMVDLGNMMGAFKFVSAVEGVNGDRAKKHKEYLAKKQEAEENGTEFNEEEPVSEPLIPVVGCEFYISDRYEQKQFTKDDPDRRTQVVLLAKDFEGYKNLAKLSSIGFLKGFYFGVPRISRELIAEYKEGIIALTSGIMGDIPDAILNTGEQKGEELFKWWKDTFEDDFYVQIQNHKLPEEEHLNDVLLHFADKYNVKILAQNETFYSNKDDSNIQDIVSCIKDGEKLTTPVGKGFGKRRGLATGEYYIKNSDEIKEAFLAYPDAFDAYEEFTAKFKPYTLKRDVLLPKFDIPEEFIHAEDDIDGGKRGEMAYLRHLTYEGAKKRYVETGITDEIKERLDFELEVVANTGYPGYFLIVQDFCNEARNMGVWVGPGRGSAAGSAVAYCTGITNIDPIKYDLLFERFLNPERVSMPDIDIDFDDEGRDKIIKWVVEKYGKNQVAQIITYSVLGGKSAIKDAGRVLDVPIPDTNNIAKLIPPSPGMNIAKALSKYDKLKPEEQMLVDEMRYVLNSPDDARHDVLASAKKMEGCIRNTGIHACGVIITPEDVSNLVPVTIAAKDADILVSQFDNSVAESAGLLKMDFLGLRTLTIIKDALKLVKARHNIDIDPDLIPLDDTKTYQLFKEGRTIGVFQYESPGMQKYMRELKPTVFADLIAMNALYRPGPIKYIPNFINRKHGIEEIVYDLPETEEYLKETYGITVYQEQVMLLSQKLANFTKGEADTLRKAMGKKQIDVLNKMYPKFIEGGRKNNLNEERLEKIWNDWKAFAEYAFNKSHSTCYAFIAYQTAYLKANYPAEYMASVMSNNINNTESITMFMEDCKSMGVDVLGPDVNESQYKFSVNEKGQIRFGLGAIKGIGEGPSEGITRERANGRFKNIYDFFERILPSQMNKRVAESLVLAGAFDELGSFHRGQYFDIDMAGRTNLERLIKYGQSFQESKNEMEHSLFADFADEVQIEQPKLLPCPEWPNMHKLNKEKEIIGFYLSAHPLDEFKYQFQFMQGRLSKKMVLEKEEEEKVMTDESPILEQDSQDETTDLTEIVSDEVVAGEEEVVEEVTKKAEPKGAFGFLNLDEVDAYKEQAFANKQEELFEEKKKDWKTLQKERENGGGGKEYTVAGLITEYRVQDGFRSGEKVAFVTLEDYSGSYSFRLGDRDYMRLKEKLEVQRFVIFKIKFAQVKDGRVFVNVNDVIELQEAFERFAKSISLVMDVMDVRPEDLDFFRTVLDRNKGNQKLKFFIKNIDDDSHIEVQSMKHSVDLNGDLIKEIQLLNKYEFYLN, encoded by the coding sequence ATGTATTTAATTTTTGACACAGAAACAACCGGTTTACCTAAAAATTTCAATGCACCACTTTCAGATTCAGATAACTGGCCGAGGATGGTGCAGATTGCCTGGCAGGTGCATGATGATAATGGTAATTTAATTGAAAACCAGGATTATATAATAAAACCTGAAGGGTATGATATTCCCTTTAATGCCGCAAGGATTCACGGAATTACGACGAAGATAGCCAATGAAGAAGGACGAGACCTTCAGGAAATTTTGGAAGAATTTTCCAAGGTTCTTGAAAGAGTAAGAGTGGTTTCCGGACATAATGTTGAGTTTGACTACAATATCGTAGGAGCAGAATTTTATAGGAAAAATCTCACAGATAATCTTCAGGAAAAGCCCAGAGCAGATACGATGATCCTGGGAACTGACTACTGTAAGTTAGGAGGAGGAAGAGGAGGTAGATATAAATCTCCAAAACTTGAAGAGCTCTACGAAAAACTTTATGGAAGCAAATTTGATGAAGCCCACAATGCCGCCGCTGACGTAAATGCTACGGCAAGGGTTTTCTTTGAAATGATGAGAATCGGGATAATTCCCGCAGAAACGCTGAAAACCTCAGAAGATCAGTTAAGTTACTTCAAGAGCCTTTATCCTGATCCTATAAAACCTTTTGGAATTGTTATTCGAAGACAGGTTGCTGATTTTAATAACAAGAAAAAGCAGCAGGATTTCGGGAGTGTTGATGAAATTGATTTAGGTAGATATTTCAATTTTGATAACCATAGTGTGTTTTCTACACTTATGGCTACGTCAAGCATTAATGATTTGATTAAAAAAGCTTCTGATGAGAATTTTCCCGCTGTCGGAATGGTGGATCTTGGAAATATGATGGGGGCTTTTAAGTTTGTTTCAGCAGTAGAAGGGGTAAATGGTGACAGGGCAAAAAAACATAAAGAATATCTTGCAAAAAAACAGGAAGCAGAAGAAAACGGAACAGAATTTAATGAAGAAGAGCCTGTATCAGAGCCACTTATTCCTGTTGTAGGTTGTGAATTTTATATTTCTGACCGTTATGAACAGAAGCAATTTACAAAAGATGATCCCGACAGAAGAACGCAGGTAGTTTTGCTGGCCAAAGATTTTGAAGGGTATAAAAACTTAGCAAAACTCTCAAGTATTGGTTTCTTAAAAGGGTTTTATTTTGGTGTCCCGAGGATTAGCCGTGAATTAATTGCTGAATATAAAGAAGGAATTATTGCTCTGACTTCAGGAATTATGGGGGATATTCCTGATGCTATTCTGAATACCGGTGAACAAAAAGGAGAGGAGCTTTTCAAATGGTGGAAAGATACTTTTGAGGATGACTTTTATGTTCAGATTCAAAATCATAAGTTGCCTGAGGAAGAGCATTTAAACGATGTTTTACTGCATTTTGCAGATAAATATAATGTTAAAATTTTAGCACAGAACGAAACTTTTTATTCCAATAAAGACGATTCTAATATTCAGGATATTGTTAGCTGTATCAAAGACGGAGAAAAATTGACAACTCCGGTAGGAAAGGGTTTTGGTAAAAGAAGAGGGTTGGCTACAGGAGAGTATTATATCAAAAACTCTGACGAAATAAAAGAGGCTTTTCTGGCATACCCTGATGCCTTTGATGCTTATGAGGAATTTACTGCCAAATTTAAACCCTATACCTTAAAAAGAGACGTTTTACTTCCGAAATTTGATATTCCTGAGGAATTTATTCATGCTGAAGATGATATTGATGGTGGAAAACGTGGGGAAATGGCCTATTTGAGACATTTAACGTACGAGGGTGCAAAAAAAAGATATGTTGAAACCGGAATCACAGACGAAATCAAAGAACGTTTGGATTTTGAACTTGAAGTTGTTGCCAACACGGGGTATCCCGGATACTTTTTGATTGTACAGGATTTCTGTAATGAAGCCCGTAATATGGGGGTTTGGGTTGGTCCGGGCCGTGGTTCTGCTGCAGGTTCTGCTGTAGCTTATTGTACAGGTATTACCAATATAGATCCTATTAAGTATGACTTGCTGTTTGAAAGATTTTTGAATCCTGAAAGGGTTTCGATGCCCGATATTGATATTGATTTTGATGATGAGGGCCGTGATAAAATCATCAAGTGGGTGGTTGAAAAATATGGTAAAAATCAGGTAGCCCAGATTATTACGTATTCTGTTCTGGGAGGAAAATCTGCTATTAAAGATGCGGGAAGGGTATTGGATGTTCCGATTCCGGATACGAATAACATTGCGAAATTAATTCCGCCAAGTCCGGGGATGAACATCGCTAAAGCCTTGTCTAAATATGATAAACTAAAACCGGAAGAACAAATGCTTGTTGATGAAATGAGATATGTTCTAAATAGCCCGGATGATGCCCGTCATGATGTACTTGCAAGTGCTAAAAAAATGGAGGGTTGTATCAGAAACACGGGGATTCATGCCTGTGGTGTAATTATTACACCTGAAGACGTGAGTAACTTGGTTCCGGTAACAATAGCTGCAAAAGATGCTGATATTTTGGTGTCTCAGTTTGATAACTCTGTTGCGGAAAGTGCCGGTCTTCTGAAGATGGACTTCCTGGGGCTGAGAACACTGACTATCATTAAGGATGCATTGAAGCTTGTAAAAGCAAGACATAATATTGATATTGATCCGGATCTTATTCCGCTTGATGATACGAAGACTTATCAGTTATTTAAAGAAGGAAGGACGATTGGGGTATTTCAGTATGAAAGTCCCGGAATGCAAAAATATATGAGAGAGCTTAAACCAACGGTTTTTGCTGACCTTATTGCCATGAACGCATTGTACCGACCGGGTCCTATTAAATATATCCCCAACTTTATTAACAGAAAGCACGGAATTGAAGAAATTGTTTATGACCTTCCGGAAACAGAGGAATATTTAAAAGAAACCTACGGAATTACCGTTTATCAGGAACAAGTAATGCTTCTGTCTCAAAAACTGGCCAACTTTACAAAAGGTGAGGCTGATACTTTGAGGAAAGCAATGGGTAAAAAGCAGATTGATGTTCTTAATAAAATGTATCCTAAATTTATTGAGGGAGGGAGAAAAAATAACCTGAATGAGGAAAGATTAGAGAAAATCTGGAATGACTGGAAAGCCTTTGCGGAATATGCATTTAATAAATCTCACTCTACATGCTATGCTTTTATCGCCTATCAGACAGCCTATTTGAAAGCAAATTATCCGGCTGAATATATGGCAAGTGTAATGAGTAATAACATTAACAATACTGAATCCATTACCATGTTCATGGAAGATTGCAAAAGTATGGGAGTTGATGTTTTAGGTCCTGATGTAAACGAATCTCAATATAAGTTTTCCGTAAATGAAAAAGGTCAGATTCGTTTTGGCTTAGGGGCAATCAAAGGAATTGGGGAAGGTCCGAGTGAAGGGATTACAAGAGAAAGAGCAAACGGAAGATTTAAAAATATCTACGATTTTTTTGAAAGAATATTGCCATCCCAAATGAATAAAAGAGTTGCGGAAAGTTTAGTACTGGCCGGAGCCTTTGATGAATTAGGTTCTTTCCACAGAGGTCAGTATTTTGATATTGATATGGCAGGTAGAACCAATTTGGAAAGGTTAATCAAGTATGGACAAAGCTTTCAGGAAAGTAAAAATGAAATGGAACATTCTTTATTTGCAGATTTTGCAGATGAGGTTCAGATTGAACAACCAAAGTTACTGCCTTGTCCTGAGTGGCCCAATATGCACAAGCTTAATAAAGAGAAAGAGATTATTGGATTCTATCTTTCTGCCCATCCACTGGATGAGTTTAAATATCAGTTCCAGTTTATGCAGGGAAGACTTTCCAAAAAAATGGTTTTGGAAAAAGAAGAAGAGGAAAAAGTGATGACCGACGAGTCTCCTATCTTAGAACAGGATTCGCAGGATGAAACTACAGATCTTACTGAAATTGTTTCTGATGAAGTGGTTGCAGGAGAAGAAGAAGTAGTTGAAGAGGTGACGAAAAAAGCTGAGCCTAAGGGTGCTTTTGGATTCTTAAATCTTGATGAGGTGGATGCCTACAAGGAGCAGGCTTTTGCCAATAAACAGGAAGAATTATTTGAAGAAAAAAAGAAAGACTGGAAGACTCTTCAGAAAGAAAGAGAAAATGGCGGCGGTGGAAAAGAGTATACAGTTGCAGGTCTGATTACAGAATATAGAGTTCAGGATGGTTTCAGAAGTGGGGAGAAAGTTGCTTTTGTTACCCTTGAGGATTATTCAGGTTCTTATTCTTTCAGGTTAGGAGACAGAGACTATATGAGGTTGAAGGAGAAGCTTGAAGTTCAGAGGTTTGTAATATTTAAAATAAAATTTGCCCAGGTAAAAGACGGAAGAGTTTTTGTCAATGTGAATGATGTGATTGAGCTTCAGGAAGCATTTGAAAGATTTGCCAAAAGCATTTCCTTGGTGATGGATGTGATGGATGTAAGGCCTGAAGATCTGGATTTTTTCAGGACAGTACTCGATCGAAATAAAGGAAATCAGAAACTGAAGTTCTTTATTAAAAATATTGATGATGATTCACATATTGAAGTTCAATCTATGAAGCATTCTGTAGATCTGAACGGAGATTTGATTAAAGAAATACAATTGCTCAATAAGTATGAGTTCTATTTAAATTAA